GACCAGCCGCTATGCCATTGGCCTGCGCCAGCGCGTGCATGCCTCCTTGCTCGAGGCGCCATTGCCGGCCTTGGCCGATGCCAGCTCGGCGGAAATCGCCAACGTGCTGACCTACAACATCGAGATCGCCACGCAGGGGTTCAGTGCGGTGCTGCAGTTGCTGGTGGCCGGCATCACCGCAGTGGTGAGTGTGTGTCTGGCGCTGTTGATCGTGCCGGGTCTGGCTGCCGCCGCGCCGGTGTTGCTGGTGCTGGCCTGGTGCGGGCTGCGGGCTTCGGGCAGTGCGCAGCAGGCCCGTATCAGTCGCGACTACGTGGCCGACATGACCCGGCTGTTCTGGCTGAGCGAGGACTTCCCGCGGCGGCTGCGCCACGTGCGCTCGTTCCAGCGCGAGGATGTCGAAACCGGCCACTACACGCGCATTTCCGATCGCCTGGGGCAGGGCTACGCGCAGCAGCAGGCACTGGTGGCCAACAGCCGCCTGCTGCTGGAGCTCACCGCAGTGGCCGCCATCGCCGGCATTCTGGTGGTGGCCAACCTGTGGCAGGGCGCCGATCGCGCCGCGTTGATCACCGTCAGCCTGTTGCTGGGCCGCCTGCTGCCGTATCTGGTGTCCACCCGGCAAAGCGTGCAGCAGTTGCGTTCGGCGTGGCCGGCCTTGCAACTGTGGCGCCGCTATGTGGCGCTTGCCGCCCCGCGCAGTGAATCCACACGTGCTGATGCTTCGACATTGCCGGCGCCGCTGCAGATTGATCGCGTCACGCTGCTGCAGCCACTGTCCGCGCTGCAGATTCCCCCCCTGGCGCTGGTGCCCGGGCAGATCACCCTGGTGGTGGGGCCATCGGGCATCGGCAAGAGCAGCCTGATGGATGTGCTGTCGGGCCAGACCGCGCCGTTGCACCTGCAGGCACGCATGGCGGGCCGCATGCTCGGGTTTCCCGAGTACCGCGCACTGATCCGCCACAGCGCCTATGTGGGGCAGGGCGTACGGCCATGGCAGCGATGCGTGCGCGATTGCCTGAAGTGGGCGCTGCCCGGCGCGTTGGAGGCAGACATGTGGGCGGCGCTTGCCGATGTCGGCCTGGGTGCGCGGCTGCAGCGCGATCCGCTCGGGCTGGATGCGCCGATCAATGGCAGCGATGGCCGGCTCTCCGGCGGTGAACTGCAACGGCTGTTGCTGGCACAAGTGTTGTTGCGCGCCCCAGCGCTGGCCTTGCTGGACGAAGCGACCAGCGCACTGGATGCGCAGTCTGAGCAACAGGTGCTGTGCATGTTGCGCCAGCGGTTACCGCAGACCGCGCTGGTGGTGGTCTCGCATCGCACCAGCTTGGCCAGCATCGCTGACCACACAGTGCCCCTGGGTGCTGCGGCGACTACCCCCGCGGAAGCCGTGCCGTAGCGCAGCGGCCCGCATGACCATCAACGCACGACACGCGTGCGACTCCGCACGGCTTCACGCTACACGGCGCTACATGGCATTACCCCGCGATGTCTTCCAAAGCACGATTGCGCGTGCGTGGGCCGAACGCAGCAATCACGCTGGCCACGATCGTCATGCTGATCACGATGAAGGCCAGCACGCCGTGGCTGCCGGTCTGCGCCAGCAGCCAACCGATCAACACGCTGCTGCCGGCCGTAGACAACCGGCTGAAGGAATAGCAAAAACCCACCGCACGTGCGCGCAGTGCCGTGGGGAACAGTTCGGCCTGGTAGCCGTGGTAGGCAAAGCTCATCCACGCATTGCAGAAGGCAATCATCGCCCCGCAGGCAATCATGCCCAGCGGCGCGTGCTGTAGCGCGAAGAGCACGCCAAATACCACTGCACCCAGAGCCGATGCACTGATCTGCCATTTGTTTTCCCAGCGATGCGCAACACGCAGCAGCAACAGTGGCGCCAGTGGGTAAGCGAGTGAAATCGCAAAGGCATACGCCAGGCTCTTGGTCACCCCGGCGCCTTGCGCGTTGATGAGCGCAGGCAGCCAGTTGCCGAAACCGAAGAAGCCGATGGCCTGGAAGATCTGGAACACCACCAGCATGCCGATACGCCCGCGGTAGGGCGGCCGCCACAATGCGGATAGACGGCTGTCGGGTGCGGCGACCCGTTGCACCGGTTCCGGCGGCGGCAACGCCCGGCCAAGATCGCGGCTGCAGGCAGCTTCGAGCTGGGCCATCACCGCTTCGGCCTCGGCATGCCGCCCTTGCGCCGCCAGCCAGCGTGCGGACTCCGGCAGCCGGCTGCGCAGCCACCAGATCGCCAGCGCAAACACACCGCTCAGCAATACCACCCAGCGCCAGCCGCTGA
The nucleotide sequence above comes from Xanthomonas campestris pv. campestris str. ATCC 33913. Encoded proteins:
- a CDS encoding ATP-binding cassette domain-containing protein — encoded protein: MDAATSRASVRVVVRNFAATLVRADRSRIALYVLLSLAAALAGSAVAVCLVPLVQPGQGLRVAGQVLVLPGGLPLQASLFVLVSLLFAVLRWQSARLAARLTSRYAIGLRQRVHASLLEAPLPALADASSAEIANVLTYNIEIATQGFSAVLQLLVAGITAVVSVCLALLIVPGLAAAAPVLLVLAWCGLRASGSAQQARISRDYVADMTRLFWLSEDFPRRLRHVRSFQREDVETGHYTRISDRLGQGYAQQQALVANSRLLLELTAVAAIAGILVVANLWQGADRAALITVSLLLGRLLPYLVSTRQSVQQLRSAWPALQLWRRYVALAAPRSESTRADASTLPAPLQIDRVTLLQPLSALQIPPLALVPGQITLVVGPSGIGKSSLMDVLSGQTAPLHLQARMAGRMLGFPEYRALIRHSAYVGQGVRPWQRCVRDCLKWALPGALEADMWAALADVGLGARLQRDPLGLDAPINGSDGRLSGGELQRLLLAQVLLRAPALALLDEATSALDAQSEQQVLCMLRQRLPQTALVVVSHRTSLASIADHTVPLGAAATTPAEAVP
- a CDS encoding MFS transporter, with translation MTSSSTSAAATASSAQIAARIDRLPASATLWRLVGLLALGGFFELYDLFQTAYISPGLIRDGIFASGNDGAFGMSDQAAFAAATFLGLFVGAALLSPFADRFGRRLVFTVALVWYTAATVAMGLQSTATAVIVLRFVVGIGLGIELVTIDTYLSELVPRHMRGAAFAFAFFLQFLAVPSVALSAWLLVPHAPLGVSGWRWVVLLSGVFALAIWWLRSRLPESARWLAAQGRHAEAEAVMAQLEAACSRDLGRALPPPEPVQRVAAPDSRLSALWRPPYRGRIGMLVVFQIFQAIGFFGFGNWLPALINAQGAGVTKSLAYAFAISLAYPLAPLLLLRVAHRWENKWQISASALGAVVFGVLFALQHAPLGMIACGAMIAFCNAWMSFAYHGYQAELFPTALRARAVGFCYSFSRLSTAGSSVLIGWLLAQTGSHGVLAFIVISMTIVASVIAAFGPRTRNRALEDIAG